In Suncus etruscus isolate mSunEtr1 chromosome 9, mSunEtr1.pri.cur, whole genome shotgun sequence, the genomic window CCCTGCTCCTCTGCTTCAGGCTATGAACTCTCCAAAGTGGAAGGGAAAACGGGGACCCCCGAAAAGCCCCTCTCGGATCTCGGCCTGCTCTCCTACCGCAGCTACTGGTCCCAGACCATCCTGGAGATCCTCATGGGGCTGAAGTCGGAGAGTGGGGAAAGGCCTCAGATCACCATCAAGTGAGTGTGGCCCACTGCCCTTGGGTGCCTGGCCAGATATCCTGGGGTCCCCTTTGGGGGTTTGGGGCAGTCAGGGTCCCCAGGACCTGACCTTTGCTCCCCTGCAGTGAGATCAGCGAGATTACCAGCATCAAGAAGGAAGACGTGATTTCCACACTGCAGTACCTCAACCTCATCAACTACTACAAGGTAGCTAAGTGCCTGGGTGAGGGGGCGGGAGGGGGtcggctccccccacccccaatgacCTGCCCGCTTGTCCGTCTCTCCAGGGCCAGTACATCCTCACGCTGTCCGAGGACATTGTGGATGGGCACGAACGAGCTATGCTCAAGCGTCTCCTTCGAATCGACTCGAAGTGTCTACATTTCACGCCCAAGGACTGGAGCAAGAGGGGGAAGTGGTAACAGGCACTGCCCGTGCCATGCCAAGGTGGCAGACCGGGGCTGGGAGCCCCCCGAAGAGGCACGCCGAGAGATGGGGCTGAGGATGGCTGCGAGGAGAGGACAGGCCTGGGCGGGGCTGGCTGGTGTCCAGCACCCAGAGAAACGAGGGGCTCAGTCCACTTCGGGGCAGCTGGCGGCAGGCTCGGGCCTGCGGGAGCCGGGACGGGAACCCGGGCAGCTGTGTACAGACTCGACACGGGCGCTCTGCAGAGCGGTGGCCGCAAGATTCCTTTTGTAAACTGCGTGGGGCGGGGTGGGAACTGGGGCAAAAGTCTGGCCTCTCTTACCCCATCTCCCCAGCAATAAACTCTATTGGCCAGAGCCCCGTGGAGTTCTGTGGGAGGACAAGCAGTGCCGCCCCAAGGGTCTGTCCGGGGTTCCTGCCAACACCCCAACTCACGTTGCTGTGAAGCTCGTTTATTGAGTGCCGGGATCGGGGCTCCAAAGTGAAGGAAGAGTTTACCCCGGGGTAAACCTCCAAGCTGCGCTGCTCAGTCGTCGGATACCGGCGCGTGGATCTGCAGCAGAGGGGCCCGTTACTGACCGGGGGCGGGGGCACATGGAGGACCCTGCTCGGGGACAGGCGCCAGAGAGGGGGTGTCCTGGCCCGGCATCGACTCACCGCGGCGGCGAGGCTGGGCCAGCTCAGGGCGCCTCGCACTTTGGCGTCGGGCCCGGGGACCGTCTCCAGCCCCCACAGGGTGAAGCTACTGAAACACGCGGTGGCTCCGAGGACGCGGTCCTAGGGAGGGAGCAAGGGGCCCGTTCAGTCTCGGGGGCCCCGCGCAGCCCCACCCACGCCACCCCCAAACCCAACCCTCTCGCCCTGGCTCACGAAGTTGCGCTCCAGCTCCTCCTCCGCGGGCTCCTTCCCCGAGTCCTGCGGGGAGCCCCGCGCCCCGAGCGCCGCTCCCTTGTCTTCCATCTCCATCACGTACCCCACGAAGCCGGGCGGCACCGCCACCTCCTCGCCCCGCAGGCCGCGGCCCCGGAACGACGCCTGGAGCCCTGGGGGGGGCAGGAAGGGTTCAGTGGCTCCGCCAGGACTACAACCCCCAGCAGCCCTCGCGGCGCCGCCCGCCCGGGAGAGCGCGGCGCGGGCGCGGGGCATGCCGGGAGCCGTAGTCCGGCCGCCGCGCTCACCGTCCGGGCCCGGGCGGATGGCCGGCGTGAAGAAGCGCGCCACCGGGGCGGGCCGGCTGGTCGGGACCTCGCAGGGCAGCAGGTGCAGCGCGGCGGGGGCGGCGTCGCGCAGCGAGTCGGCGCGTAGGTGGACGCGGCCACGCGCCTCGGCGTCGTGGCCGCCGCTCTCCATGCTCCGCCGCGGGGGCTCGGCCGCTGCCGTCCGAGGCCAAAGCTGGCGCGGAAAGCGCGCGGGGCTCGTCGGGAGGCCGGGTGCGCGCACGGGCCTTCGGGGCTTGTAGTCCCCGCGAGTCTGCAGGCCGGCCGCCTCCTCCAGGTCTTGacgttaaacacacacacaacacttgGCCCCTGGACCGTCGTCCGTTCTCCCTTGGAGGTGTCGGAACCGAACCCGAGCCTCACACGTGCAAGACCAGTGCTCTTCCACGGAGCCACATCCGTGGTCCACAGACCTAGTGCGTCAAGATTAAAGTGATTCTGCCAAGACACTGTTTATGCTCATCAGTGAGGGTGgctaatttttagtttattttagctaaaattatttttagcttaAGGTCTACACCCCTTCCTCAACATTTTACCCAGATGTTGTGGTTTGTCTTCCTCCTGTTGATGGGCAACCGCCTACTTTCTCTGCTGGGATGATGGAAGGGGTCACATCAAACTAGGTTGTAGTTACTGTGCTTTGGTACCCTCCCTTGGACTGGCCTGGGGGGACCCTGGGGATGAACTCTAGGCCGCATTCGCAGAACAGGCACTGTGGCCACTGAACCGTGCCTTAGATCCCGTAATTGGATTTTGACACATCCAGGTTGGTTTGATGTTGGGACCAGAGCTGGCTGATGCTGGGGGATACTCCAAGCTCAGTGCTCTGAAGTTGTTCACAGCACTGTTCTTCTGGTACTGGGGATCGAAGCTGGGGTTccctatgcaaagcatgtgcttcagccctttgagccatgtcCCATACCCAGTTCTGTTTTTCCATTGGTTTATTAGTATTAGAGCGATTATTACTACAGCAGGATAAATATGTacagtggttttgtttgtttgtttgttttgggccacaccgtgcaAGTTTCAGGACatactgctgactctgcactcaggaattactcctggtggtgctttggatcatatgggatgctggcactggggactgaacctaggtttgccacatgcaaagcaagtgccctacgcactgtcctattgctccagcccatatctaccatgttttatgttttttatttatttgggttttttggtgtgttttatttttgtttgttttttgggccacacccgtttgatgctcaggggttactcctgactaagggctcagaaatcgcccctggcttggggggaccatatgggatgccgggggatcgaaccgtagtccttccttggctagcgcttgcaaggcagataccttacctctagcaccacctcaccggcccctgtttatttatttatttttttcaaaatagggCCCACACCTACTGGTGCCTTGGGGTGCCTAAGACCACATTCTCAGCCCTTGGATGCCTGGGACCAAGTGTTCAgcatttactactggctctgtgctcagaggtcactactGGTACAGTTCAGGTGatcctatgcagtgccagggattatgCCAGGGTTaactgtgcaagacaagtgcctgaaCTCCTGGATTATTTTTTTAGCTCCCACGTCTGCTTTCAAAGATGGTACAGGGACCTCCTCGAgagtttcctttttctgtttccatgtgtatgtgggggggcatacctggcagcactcaggagttactcctggctctgtgctcagaagttattcctggcaggctagggggaccatcttGGGTACCAgcgattgaatcagggtcagccatgtgcaaggcaaacgccctcccctctgtactatcactccagtcccctcttattttttttgttttgttttgttttttttgttttggttttggggccacacccagtgacactcaggggttactcctggctatagtcagaaattgcttctggcttggggaaccatatgggacgctggggatcaaactgcggtccatcttaggtcagcacgtgcaaggcaaacctaccgcttgtgccaccactccagcccccccccttattttttttttaaattcatttgtttcagttttttgacgctcaggggttactcttggctaagcgctcagaatcactcctggcctggggggaccatatggaacgcagggGCATCGAACTGTAGTCCAaactaggctagcacttgcaaggcagatgccttacctctagtgccaccacttaGGCCCCCCCCTTATTGTTTTAACTGCTGTGGAAACCACCCCCACCAGTGCAAGGGAGCTGTGTGAGCCCAGGGCTCAGACCCAGCACCTCCACATGTCTGCTCTGTGCTCCCCACTTGGGCCATCCCTGCCTCTGTTTTATCCCACATTTGCTCCTGTGTGTGTGCGTGATTCTTGGTGAGACTTGGTCAATCTGGATAGTTCAAAGCTCAGGTCTGGTATTCCTGGTCATACACCAAGGGATTAAAACTTGGGTtctcaggggccggtgaggtggcgctagaggtaaggtgtctgccttgcaagcctagccaaggaaggactgcggttcgatcctccggcgtcacatatggtccccccaagccaggggtgatttctgagcgcttagccaggaataacccctgagcgtcaaatgggtgtggcatgCAAGCGCCTCCCCCAGCCCTCCCCTGCCATCTCCCTTGCCTCCAAGCTATTGGAATTGATATCCACAATCCATTAGTTGTGTAAAGCTACAACTGACtcctcatatttcttttcccatcgATTAGCCTGTGGTTGCCACTGTGGGTAAGGGCAGAGATGGCCATGGGGCTGAGTCCCCATGTCCTGTGGGAGTGACAATAGGAAACACTGAGGTAGGAAGGGAGCCCCTTCTCTAGCAGAGGCCCAAACACAGCCAGTGGACTCGACCTAGTGGACCCCAAAGCCTTCTCTAGCTCCCAACATCATCAAGGCTGCCCTCAGCTGCTGCAGGGAACACTGTGACACCACGCCCTGTTCTCAGGCCTGGCTCTGGAGACGGCCAGGTAGCAGCGAGTCCCCGGATGTTTGCCCAGAGGGAGACAAGCCACCAGCCAAGGCTGGAAATACCCGGACCTATGAGTCAAACTGATACTCCGAATGGGGAAATCACAATGTGGAGAACCTGGCTAGGCTCTCTGGGGTCCTGTGTGAGCGTCTGGGCCCAGGCCTGTCTGGGCCCACCCTTTATAATCACTGCCCggacattggggccagagttagGCTGgcgtggtttgtttgttttgttttttgtttttgggtcacacccagcagtgcaggggttcctcctggctctacactcaaaaatagcccctggcaggctctggggactatatgggatgccaggacttgaactaccatccttctgcatggaaggcagacgccttacctccaggctatctctctggcccaggctgGTGTGTTTGCCCTTCAGGCCAGTCCCTCCAGTGAACATGATAAAATAGAGGCCACCTGGGtttattttgatccccagcaccaaaaacACTCATGtttgagtttgattcttgggTTAAAAGCTCCCTGTTACCCATCTTGATTTAATAATCAGATCAAGATCGGaggaagggggctggagtgatagtacagcagtagggcatttgccttgcacacagcgaccTGGAATgaatcccagttcaattcctggcagctcatatggtcccccaagcctgccaggagtaatttatgagctcagag contains:
- the RNASEH2C gene encoding ribonuclease H2 subunit C, with amino-acid sequence MESGGHDAEARGRVHLRADSLRDAAPAALHLLPCEVPTSRPAPVARFFTPAIRPGPDGLQASFRGRGLRGEEVAVPPGFVGYVMEMEDKGAALGARGSPQDSGKEPAEEELERNFDRVLGATACFSSFTLWGLETVPGPDAKVRGALSWPSLAAAIHAPVSDD